The Corynebacterium freiburgense region AATAACTTGCAAAAAGCATAATGCCAGGAAACGCCTACAGAGTGGTGTTTCATCCCTATTATATTTAAGAGGTATTTTCGTGGCTAATATTAAGTCCCAAATGAAGCGCATTCGCACCAACGAAAAGCGCCGCGTACGCAACCAGGCTATCCGCTCTGCCGTTCGTACTGAGATTCGTAAGTTCCGCGAGATTGTTGAATCTGGCGACAAGGCAGCTGCAGAGACCCAGCTTCGTATCGCTTCCCGGGCCCTGGATAAGTCAGTAACCAAGGGCGTATTCCACCGCAATAATGCGGCCAATAAGAAATCTTCTATGGCTCGCGCCTTCAATAAGATGGCTTAATTTACAGCCTGGTTTAGGCTGTAGTTCAATACCCGCCAAACAACCATTTCATACCCGCCACCACTGGTAATAGATATGAATGGTTTTGATTGGCGGGTTTTTGCTCTTTCTGCCTCACATGGACTTACGCCCATGTGTGCGAATATTTCCTTTGTGCGCTGCATAAATACTACCCCCACGATAGGTTAACGATGACGTTCTGGATAGCGAAAGTGAGTATGCTAGTAGCCACCTGTGAATTGTAGAAATTCGGTGATTGACCATGCCTTTTTCCGCTTTCCACCGGCGATCTGTAACTTCCATGATCGCCTTATCTACATGCATTGCCGCATTCTGTACTGGTTGCACAATGCCGAATTTTTTGTCGTTTCTAAAAGAAGTGCCAGCGCAGCAACAATCGACGGCGCAACAGCCTACCCCTCACTCGCCTATCCGGGCTGCTCAGTCTGAGCCAAATGCGAATAAAAATGTGGCTGCTTTATTGGACCCTCAGCAACCAGATCGCCCTATAAACCGTCAGGTTTCTAACCTCTGGCTGGCCCCAAACGATAACTCTGAATATCTCACGCCGGCTTTCGAACGTGGAAAT contains the following coding sequences:
- the rpsT gene encoding 30S ribosomal protein S20, which translates into the protein MANIKSQMKRIRTNEKRRVRNQAIRSAVRTEIRKFREIVESGDKAAAETQLRIASRALDKSVTKGVFHRNNAANKKSSMARAFNKMA